In Plasmodium falciparum 3D7 genome assembly, chromosome: 13, the following are encoded in one genomic region:
- a CDS encoding 6-cysteine protein has translation MMLYISAKKAQVAFILYIVLVLRIISGNNDFCKPSSLNSEISGFIGYKCNFSNEGVHNLKPDMRERRSIFCTIHSYFIYDKIRLIIPKKSSSPEFKILPEKCFQKVYTDYENRVETDISELGLIEYEIEENDTNPNYNERTITISPFSPKDIEFFCFCDNTEKVISSIEGRSAMVHVRVLKYPHNILFTNLTNDLFTYLPKTYNESNFVSNVLEVELNDGELFVLACELINKKCFQEGKEKALYKSNKIIYHKNLTIFKAPFYVTSKDVNTECTCKFKNNNYKIVLKPKYEKKVIHGCNFSSNVSSKHTFTDSLDISLVDDSAHISCNVHLSEPKYNHLVGLNCPGDIIPDCFFQVYQPESEELEPSNIVYLDSQINIGDIEYYEDAEGDDKIKLFGIVGSIPKTTSFTCICKKDKKSAYMTVTIDSAYYGFLAKTFIFLIVAILLYI, from the coding sequence atgatgttatatatttctgcGAAAAAGGCTCAAGTTGCttttatcttatatatagtattagTATTAAGAATAATAAGTGGAAACAATGATTTTTGTAAGCCTAGCTCTTTGAATAGTGAAATATCTGGATTCATAGGATATAAGTGTAATTTTTCAAATGAAGGTGTTCATAATTTAAAGCCAGATATGCGTGAACGTAGGTCTATTTTTTGCACCATCCATtcgtattttatatatgataagatAAGATTAATAATACCTAAAAAAAGTTCGTCTCCTGAGTTTAAAATATTACCAGAAAAATGTTTTCAAAAAGTATATACTGATTATGAGAATAGAGTTGAAACTGATATATCGGAATTAGGTTTAATTGAATATGAaatagaagaaaatgatacaaaccctaattataatgaaaggACAATAACTATATCTCCATTTAGTCCAAAAGACattgaatttttttgtttttgtgaTAATACTGAAAAGGTTATATCAAGTATAGAAGGGAGAAGTGCTATGGTACATGTACGTGTATTAAAATATccacataatattttatttactaatttaacaaatgatctttttacatatttgCCGAAAACATATAATGAATCTAATTTTGTAAGTAATGTATTAGAAGTAGAATTGAATGATGGagaattatttgttttagcTTGTGAactaattaataaaaaatgttttcaagaaggaaaagaaaaagccttatataaaagtaataaaataatttatcataaAAACTTAACTATCTTTAAAGCTCCATTTTATGTTACATCAAAAGATGTTAATACAGAATGTACATgcaaatttaaaaataataattataaaatagttTTAAAAccaaaatatgaaaaaaaagtcATACACGGATGTAACTTCTCTTCAAATGTTAGTTCTAAACATACTTTTACAGATAGTTTAGATATTTCTTTAGTTGATGATAGTGCACATATTTCATGTAACGTACATTTGTCTGAACCaaaatataatcatttgGTAGGTTTAAATTGTCCTGGTGATATTATACCAGATTGCTTTTTTCAAGTATATCAACCTGAATCAGAAGAACTTGAACCATCCAACATTGTTTATTTAGAttcacaaataaatataggaGATATTGAATATTATGAAGATGCTGAAGGAgatgataaaattaaattatttggtATAGTTGGAAGTATACCAAAAACGACATCTTTTACTTGTATATGTAAGAAGGATAAAAAAAGTGCTTATATGACAGTTACTATAGATTCAGCATATTATGGATTTTTGGctaaaacatttatattcCTAATTGTagcaatattattatatatttag